The following proteins are encoded in a genomic region of Streptomyces collinus Tu 365:
- a CDS encoding ABC transporter ATP-binding protein, with amino-acid sequence MPTTRATTEDRSAVRALLRLWPYVRPVRGRLFTAAFVAVVASCTGLVIPLVLKWMVDGPVADRDPAGVWLGALYLLLLGVAEAVLFGLRRWLVARPLSHVEAEMRAGLYRRLQRLPVAFHDRWASGQLLSRGTTDLMLVRMFLAFPLTFLLVNAVTILVGVVIMLMQDWVLGLVILGPAVPVLWTCVVFERRYAEVARRAQDQVGDLTTVVEESVLGIRIVKGFGRHRAQARAFRKLSGALRGTELRKARLLATILGVIVTLPEVAIGAALVLGALRVADGDLSAGTLVAFLSTALALRWPVDSIGFLLAMSQEAATATERYFEVVDEEPEDAGGTAPATGAEGARGLRFEDVRFRYPDAPAGSQPLLDHVDLHIRPGESMALVGATGSGKTTLTALVPRLHEVTSGRITLDGVDITAMSRERLRAKVAVAFEEPTLFSASVGENVLMGAADGAGEADLDRALAVAQADFAHALPQGTGTQVGEQGLSLSGGQRQRLALARAVVGRPEFLVLDDPLSALDVHTEAAVEAALRRVLTDTTALIVAHRPSTVLLADRVALLSGGRIAAVGTHHELLRTNAEYAHLMSGDDGEPGTPGDPFDDDHGDPEDER; translated from the coding sequence ATGCCCACGACACGTGCAACCACCGAGGACCGCTCCGCCGTACGCGCCCTGCTGCGGCTGTGGCCGTACGTCCGCCCCGTGCGGGGCCGCCTGTTCACGGCCGCGTTCGTCGCGGTCGTCGCCTCCTGCACGGGGCTGGTGATCCCGCTCGTCCTGAAGTGGATGGTGGACGGGCCGGTCGCCGACCGGGACCCGGCCGGGGTCTGGCTCGGGGCGCTGTACCTGCTGCTGCTCGGTGTCGCGGAGGCGGTGCTGTTCGGCCTACGGCGGTGGCTGGTGGCCCGGCCCCTGTCGCACGTCGAGGCGGAGATGCGGGCGGGGCTCTACCGCAGGCTGCAGCGGCTCCCGGTGGCCTTCCACGACCGGTGGGCGTCAGGACAGTTGCTCTCCCGGGGCACCACCGACCTGATGCTGGTGCGCATGTTCCTCGCCTTCCCGCTGACCTTCCTGCTGGTCAACGCGGTGACGATCCTCGTCGGCGTGGTGATCATGCTGATGCAGGACTGGGTGCTCGGCCTGGTGATCCTCGGGCCCGCCGTGCCGGTGCTGTGGACCTGCGTGGTCTTCGAGCGGCGCTACGCCGAGGTGGCGCGGCGCGCGCAGGACCAGGTCGGGGACCTGACGACGGTGGTCGAGGAGAGCGTGCTCGGCATCCGCATCGTCAAGGGCTTCGGCCGGCACCGCGCCCAGGCCCGCGCGTTCCGGAAGCTGTCCGGCGCGCTGCGCGGCACGGAACTGCGCAAGGCCCGGCTGCTGGCGACCATCCTCGGCGTCATCGTGACGCTGCCCGAGGTGGCGATCGGCGCGGCGCTGGTCCTGGGCGCGCTGCGGGTGGCCGACGGCGACCTGTCGGCGGGCACCCTGGTCGCCTTCCTGAGCACGGCGCTCGCCCTGCGCTGGCCCGTCGACTCGATCGGCTTCCTGCTCGCGATGAGCCAGGAGGCGGCCACGGCCACCGAACGGTACTTCGAGGTGGTGGACGAGGAGCCGGAGGACGCCGGCGGCACCGCGCCGGCCACCGGCGCCGAGGGGGCGCGCGGACTGCGCTTCGAGGACGTCCGGTTCCGCTACCCCGACGCACCGGCCGGCTCGCAGCCCCTCCTCGACCACGTCGACCTGCACATCCGCCCCGGCGAGTCCATGGCCCTCGTCGGCGCCACCGGCAGCGGCAAGACGACCCTCACCGCGCTGGTCCCCCGGCTGCACGAGGTCACCTCGGGGCGCATCACCCTGGACGGGGTGGACATCACCGCGATGAGCCGGGAACGGCTTCGCGCCAAGGTCGCCGTCGCCTTCGAGGAACCCACCCTGTTCTCGGCCAGCGTCGGCGAGAACGTGCTCATGGGAGCGGCGGACGGCGCCGGGGAGGCGGACCTGGACCGGGCGCTCGCCGTCGCCCAGGCCGACTTCGCGCACGCGCTGCCGCAGGGCACCGGCACCCAGGTCGGCGAGCAGGGCCTGAGCCTGTCCGGTGGCCAGCGCCAGCGCCTCGCACTGGCCCGCGCGGTCGTCGGCCGGCCGGAGTTCCTCGTCCTGGACGACCCGCTCTCCGCCCTGGACGTGCACACGGAGGCCGCCGTGGAGGCCGCGCTGCGCCGGGTCCTCACGGACACCACCGCGCTGATCGTCGCCCACCGCCCGTCCACGGTGCTGCTCGCCGACCGGGTCGCCCTGCTCTCCGGCGGCCGGATCGCCGCCGTCGGCACCCACCACGAACTGCTGCGCACCAACGCCGAGTACGCGCACCTGATGTCCGGCGACGACGGCGAACCGGGCACCCCCGGCGACCCCTTCGACGACGACCACGGCGACCCCGAGGACGAGCGATGA
- a CDS encoding ABC transporter ATP-binding protein, whose translation MTTTTTAAPATDDDEVPRPQKAGDPFDHDVLPTPPGATAALLRSLLAPMKARVVLTTLLLLFQQAAVQAGPLLVAYALDSAVPALRHHDHGPLIAVAVGYLVCALLSGVLQFWFVEASARVSQDVLLDLRGRIFRHAQALSVDFHERYTSGRLISRSTTDVESLRELLEEGLQELVTVVLAFVYISAMLLWLDLGLGAVAVASFVPLYQLVRVYRRRAGRVYTARSTAIAAVIVKFVETMNGIRPVRAFRREAANDAEFAVLNQRHERINGDALLEMARYVVGSRLVANTAVAGIVLWGAYRVASGSLALGVLAAAVLYLRRLYDPIDRLGMFLNSYQSAAASLEKIAGLLAQTPSVPEPAAPRELPPSAGEFPGREVVFDGVRFAYRTGGEVLPRFDLTLPAGQTVAVVGSTGAGKSTLAKLLARFYDPSDGRVLLDGVDLRELALPELRRGVVMVTQEAFLFSGTVADNIAIGRPDATREEIERAAKAIGAHEFISALPDGYDTDVRKRGGRISAGQRQLVSFARALLADPAVLILDEATSSLDIPGERAVQRAMSTVLRGRTAVVIAHRLSTVEIADRVLVMEHGRIVEDGHPAELIAGTGRFADLHRAWRDSLA comes from the coding sequence ATGACCACCACCACGACCGCCGCCCCGGCCACGGACGACGACGAGGTCCCCCGCCCCCAGAAGGCCGGCGACCCCTTCGACCACGACGTCCTGCCCACCCCGCCCGGCGCCACCGCGGCCCTGCTGCGCTCGCTGCTCGCGCCCATGAAGGCCCGGGTCGTCCTCACCACCCTCCTGCTGCTGTTCCAGCAGGCGGCGGTGCAGGCGGGCCCGCTGCTGGTGGCCTACGCCCTCGACAGCGCCGTACCCGCGCTGCGCCACCACGACCACGGGCCGCTGATCGCGGTCGCCGTCGGCTACCTGGTCTGCGCGCTGCTCTCCGGTGTGCTGCAGTTCTGGTTCGTCGAGGCGTCCGCCCGGGTGAGCCAGGACGTGCTGCTCGACCTGCGCGGCCGGATCTTCCGGCACGCGCAGGCGCTGAGCGTCGACTTCCATGAGCGCTACACGTCCGGCCGGCTGATCTCCCGCTCCACCACCGACGTCGAGTCGCTGCGCGAACTGCTGGAGGAGGGGCTGCAGGAGCTGGTGACCGTCGTGCTGGCCTTCGTCTACATCTCGGCCATGCTGCTGTGGCTGGATCTCGGCCTGGGCGCGGTGGCGGTGGCCTCCTTCGTGCCGCTGTACCAGCTGGTGCGGGTGTACCGGCGGCGCGCGGGCCGGGTGTACACCGCGCGGTCCACGGCGATCGCCGCGGTGATCGTGAAGTTCGTCGAGACGATGAACGGCATCCGGCCGGTGCGCGCGTTCCGCCGGGAGGCGGCCAACGACGCCGAGTTCGCCGTGCTCAACCAGCGGCACGAGCGGATCAACGGGGACGCGCTGCTGGAGATGGCGCGCTACGTGGTCGGGTCCCGTCTGGTGGCCAACACGGCGGTCGCGGGGATCGTGCTGTGGGGCGCCTACCGGGTGGCGTCCGGCTCGCTCGCGCTCGGTGTGCTGGCGGCCGCGGTGCTGTACCTGCGCCGTCTGTACGACCCGATCGACCGGCTGGGCATGTTCCTGAACTCCTACCAGTCGGCGGCCGCCTCCCTGGAGAAGATCGCCGGCCTGCTGGCGCAGACGCCGTCCGTGCCGGAACCGGCGGCGCCCCGCGAACTCCCGCCGTCCGCAGGCGAGTTTCCGGGCCGTGAGGTCGTCTTCGACGGGGTCCGCTTCGCCTACCGCACCGGCGGCGAGGTGCTGCCCCGCTTCGACCTGACGCTCCCGGCCGGGCAGACCGTCGCCGTGGTCGGTTCCACGGGCGCGGGCAAGTCGACCCTGGCCAAGCTGCTGGCGAGGTTCTACGACCCCTCCGACGGGCGGGTGCTGCTGGACGGCGTGGACCTGCGCGAGCTGGCGCTGCCCGAACTGCGGCGCGGGGTGGTCATGGTGACCCAGGAGGCGTTCCTGTTCTCGGGCACGGTCGCCGACAACATCGCGATCGGCCGCCCCGACGCCACCCGCGAGGAGATCGAGCGGGCCGCGAAGGCCATCGGCGCGCACGAGTTCATCAGCGCGCTGCCCGACGGCTACGACACCGACGTACGCAAGCGCGGCGGGCGCATCTCCGCAGGCCAACGCCAACTGGTGTCGTTCGCACGCGCGTTGCTCGCGGACCCGGCGGTGCTGATCCTGGACGAGGCGACCAGTTCCCTGGACATCCCCGGCGAGCGGGCCGTGCAGCGGGCGATGTCGACGGTGCTGCGGGGCCGTACCGCCGTGGTGATCGCGCACCGGCTGTCCACCGTGGAGATCGCCGACCGGGTGCTGGTCATGGAGCACGGCCGGATCGTCGAGGACGGGCACCCGGCGGAACTGATCGCGGGCACCGGGCGGTTCGCCGACCTGCACCGGGCGTGGCGGGACAGCCTGGCCTAG
- a CDS encoding integral membrane protein: MSAVLDRPPAAARARARARDHALRSKERLRAAAREHGPVLALFGVLKLVGFCSFMYLLDSAGDFRTRHPRFGGGAHAWDVLATWDGWWYQQIALHGYDPKLVHLPGATGLITLEGNSAAFFPLYPALMRMTSVVTGLGPYGAGMLVSVVASFAAALGIALVAERLGGRRAGLAAAGLWAVWPGSGVEWAVYSDSLYVALAAWACHAVMTRHWLTAGVLTFTAGLNRPTAAALIAALGVAALCAVRDRRDGVLRPLLALGLAPLGLLGYLGWVGNRMGDPGGYFKLQSGAWAHRFDYGSQTLDVLSSVPVGHFTYLSAFPFADVIGVGVVLLAFALLPPLLRLRPPPVLLVHTVLTLALVLGSQQIFANVSRYLLPCFPLFLPLAVALRRLGPRTLYPVLGIAALASGSYAGYALFELGVP; this comes from the coding sequence GTGAGCGCCGTCCTCGACCGTCCGCCGGCGGCGGCCCGCGCCCGTGCCCGTGCCCGTGACCACGCCCTGCGCAGCAAGGAGCGGCTGCGCGCCGCCGCCCGCGAACACGGGCCGGTCCTCGCCCTCTTCGGCGTCCTGAAGCTCGTCGGCTTCTGCTCCTTCATGTACCTGCTGGACTCGGCCGGGGACTTCCGCACCAGGCACCCCCGCTTCGGCGGCGGGGCGCACGCCTGGGACGTGCTCGCCACCTGGGACGGCTGGTGGTACCAGCAGATCGCGCTGCACGGCTACGACCCGAAACTCGTCCACCTGCCCGGCGCCACCGGCCTGATCACGCTGGAGGGCAACTCCGCGGCCTTCTTCCCGCTCTACCCGGCGCTGATGCGGATGACGTCCGTGGTCACCGGCCTGGGACCGTACGGGGCCGGGATGCTGGTCTCCGTCGTCGCCTCCTTCGCCGCCGCCCTCGGGATCGCCCTTGTCGCCGAGCGGCTCGGCGGCCGGCGCGCCGGGCTCGCCGCGGCCGGGCTGTGGGCGGTGTGGCCCGGCTCCGGGGTGGAGTGGGCGGTCTACTCCGACTCCCTCTACGTCGCCCTGGCCGCCTGGGCCTGCCACGCCGTCATGACCCGCCACTGGCTCACCGCCGGGGTGCTCACCTTCACCGCCGGTCTCAACCGCCCGACGGCCGCCGCCCTGATCGCCGCGCTCGGCGTGGCCGCGCTGTGCGCGGTGCGCGACCGGCGCGACGGCGTCCTGCGCCCGCTGCTCGCCCTGGGCCTGGCCCCGCTGGGCCTGCTCGGCTACCTGGGCTGGGTGGGGAACCGGATGGGCGACCCGGGCGGGTACTTCAAGCTCCAGTCGGGTGCCTGGGCGCACCGCTTCGACTACGGCAGCCAGACCCTCGACGTGCTGTCCTCGGTGCCCGTGGGCCACTTCACCTACCTGTCGGCGTTCCCCTTCGCGGACGTCATCGGCGTCGGCGTGGTCCTGCTGGCGTTCGCCCTCCTCCCCCCGCTGCTGCGGCTGCGCCCGCCGCCGGTGCTGCTCGTCCACACGGTGCTGACGCTCGCCCTGGTCCTCGGCAGCCAGCAGATCTTCGCCAACGTCTCGCGCTATCTGCTCCCCTGCTTCCCGCTGTTCCTGCCGCTGGCCGTCGCCCTGCGCCGGCTCGGTCCGCGCACGCTGTACCCGGTGCTCGGCATCGCCGCCCTGGCCTCCGGCTCGTACGCGGGGTACGCGCTGTTCGAACTCGGGGTGCCGTAG